TTATACATGCATATCTTGGCTAGGCTCTTCAGTTTAATTCTTTGTATTTCTTTTAtcattaaacaaaaataaaaaccacaaAACATAGATGCATACATTTAGGCGGCGTTGAATATATGGGTCTGTAAAGTTGGTCTCTGCTACAGTTACATTATGTTATTTGCGCACATATTCATTGGTGTATATGGATTGGCTACATATAGAGTACGTTCATACGCCCTAGTAACAAAGTGTGCAGaatttcaaattcatcaaATACGGAGAGCCTCTTTTCTTGACATTTTTCTTTGGTTTGTTACTCTTTTCTAGCTACCGTGAATTTGCACGTGTAACTATTAGATCGATCttgtaaaaaacaaaactaccaTTAGattgtgtttttattttgtaacTAATTAACTTGAAAATTTGCATGATAAGAAAATTGTACGAAGGGGCGCATAATGTCTGATTTAATCATTAATTAGGACTGCATTCATTATATTCGTTTGAAATGAAATATTGTATTGGCAGATTCGATGTAAGaataacacaaaataatccccTAGCCTCTACAATGTTTTAGATACTTTATGTATAAGATGCTTGGCTCGCAATTAGGTCGTGCCATGAATTCATTAAATTGTATGTCTGACGAAACCTCTAGGTTGCTTGAAGCAATAAAATTGTTCAATGAACAAATTTTCTTCAAATCAAATGTTTGATCAATTTAACTGACTAAACCATAAACAAATAACTAACCATGTTAATCATATATACAAGTAATGAACCGACTTAAAACaaagatttgattttttttcaacaaACTGAAACAAATTACAAGTAAAAACCTATAAAACAACCACACCCTAACCGATCAAAATACAAAGCAGCACCAGCTCACAAAGGCAAGGAATGAGCCCATTGAAGCCTATGATGCACGGATATGTCTAGAAAAGTGAATGTCCATATTGTATCTATATCGGATACGAGTACGGTATGGATATGATGGATATATGTATCCAAAGCTGAAAATACGCACCCAAACTATGTAGTATTTGTCAACTATGTGGATACGGTCAGAGTACGTTTTGAATACGTTTTGGGTTATAATTGTCATTGTCACgtaaataaaacttaaatcTAATATACTCCCTCTCTCAGccgtattttttgttttgtttgaactTATTAAGTATTTAATTCATAAACttatatttattataaaattgatgaaatttaGGTGTTCAAATTATttgtttgatcaaattttagaatttaatatatatataatattattttacaaaacgtatccaaaacactacattttaaaaaataacgTATCTCGTGTCTCGTGCCCGTACTCGGGCATCATAGATTGAAGCCCGAGAGTGTGTAATGATTTTGCAACCAAGCCTCTGGGCGAGCTGTTTGATATCCAGTATGAAGAAATGAATTCTCCAAGAGATATGAGATCGGCCAATAATACAGTGATTACAGTTAATAAAAACTTTAAAATCTCCTTCAActtcaaaatctcaaaatccATACAAACAGGCAGCAACGAGAGCAGCTCTTAAAGCAGAAGCTTCAGTAATTAAAACAACTGTATGTCCAGGTCTTTTGGTAGCAGCTAGAACTGGAAAACCTTCATTATTTATAAACACAAAGCCCGATGAACCAAAGTGATTGATAAGAGAACCATCAAAATTAAGTTTAAATCTTTGAGAACAAAGATTTGATTTGGAACATTCAAAATATCACACAGTTACTCttctaaatatataatataatgtagCAAGCCCTAGATCGCTTGATGCGACAGTGGCAAAATTTCCTCCATACCcgaaagaacaagaaaaactgtGAAAGgatattttttatattctcAAGGTGggttcaaacttcaaaaccAACTACAACtttattaaaaaacaaaaaaaaaaacggctgcatatatatattcacacATTCTCATCATTTTGCCTTAGCTAGCAGTAGCACCATATATTTCCTTATAGGCATTTATTCATATCATTCGCAAATCTTTTCACAACCTTGCACAGAAATGAACCCTACTCATTATAACACACAGACCAGTTCGATCTACAACTAGTGCGGACTCGATCTACAGATCTACTTCATATTCACAAGTAATCTAACTAAGCTAAGGCCCCACCTAAATCTCTGTCGAGAGATGAATAACGTCACGCCGGTCAGAGGAAGCCggtgaaaaatgaaaatcaccATTCAACATTTACCCAGATCGATCTTCAAGCTGCAGAGCTTGAAAATGACCGAGCCAGTAAGTAATTAATACCACTATTCAATTCAAAGATGGCGACGGCAAACCATCCATGACAGTAAAATTTAGTATTCTCATGAAATCTTCACCGTGATTGTGTTCTTGTTGGTGATGAGGACTGAAAAAGACTGACGTAGACGTACTAGCCTAGTTAATTAATTAGAGCCTCAGAGGGTTCTATTCCAGAGTTagctgattaattaatcattgGATTACTAGGGCATGCATCTTAATTAGCACAGTAATGATGGAATATTCTTGGAAAAGAGCAAGTACTCTGAAAGTAAGAAATATAAATAAGCAAAAATAACAAGTTCTTTCCATGGAACATGTCAGATTCGATTGGAACTTGAAAGTATTGACATGAGGATTAATTTAGTACTGAGAAAGCTAATTATAGCTTAATTCGCTAGGAAGGAGGATTAATTCTTCGGGTTCAGTAGTAATTAGGGGTGTTGTAGCCGTAGGAATTGAGGCTGAGCTCAAGGGAAGTGCGAGAGCCACCGTTGTAGCCACCCCAGCCACCGGAGTAGTAGCCGTATCCGCTGCCGCCCTCAGAAGAAGTCTTGCTGTTGCCAAAGATgtcctcaccgtgcatggggAACAGTGGGAGGGTTTCAATCTCCTGGTGATCTTCTTCTAGTTGGTCCATGAAAGTTTGTTCTTTCATGTCAAAGAAAGTAGTACTAGTACTAGTAGTGTAGGACGAGGATGAATACGGGTCAACACTGCCGCCGACCCATGACCCGAAATTGTGAGTGATGGATCCACCAACACCAACACCAGTAGTACTTGTTGCCCCTCCAGCTGAGATTGAACAATCCTGGttcaaaacaaattaaatattcACAATAAGTAATGCAGTTTTATATTTGCTCCAACAAGCTTCTTCAAAATGATACGGTAATtgtttatttacatttacaaattACTCAAAAGGCCAATAGGTTGTTCCTCAATATAGAAAATTCATGGTGAAGTGTGTGAGAATAGAATTGTTTGGTTCAAATTTGCTCACCCTTTTAGTATTGGCGGATGAAAGATTAAACTGTGATCATATGGTTACTACTTTCTAGTATACGATTTGTTTAATATTGCCACTAATTAACTTTTCGAAGCAAATTAATATAAGACATAAAAGAAACACCCTTTTAGGTTCATCTTCAAGTGCTTACCCTAAAGGTCTTCTCCATGTTCATAGATTCATAACCACCATAGTTCCCCAACTGCCCATTAAAAGCAATCACACCAGCTGAAGAAGCAGAAGCTGATGCAGAAGAAACCCCTAAAATTCAGAAGCACCCAACTTAAGGAGAAGGCAAACTAAAATCAAGGGATAAGGTTAAAGTAGGTTAATTTGGTACATTACCATGACAAATGTTGGAGTACTTGTTGTTCATGTTCATATACTCCTCAGGTTTCCAGTTGGTACCGTTACCATTCCCAACAAGCCCCGACTTTTGCATGGGCACATGAACATCCGAAGTGAACCTCTTCTTCTGCCTCTCCCGAGCCTTATGGTTCTGAAACCAGTAAAATACATTCTTGCCTTCGATCTTTCCGTACCGTTTCAGCTGGAGACAGATCCTCTGAATCTGCTCTGCACTGGGGGACCTAACTCCTTTGTTGTAGTAAAGCTCCTTGAGGATTCTAATTTGATCAGTCGTGGGAGTCCACCTGGTACTGCTCTGCCTGCAAAGCATGTTAGCACTACTCCCGGAGGCTTTGTTGCTTCCCCCATCCTCAGTTGGTTGCTGTGAGTGTGGTTCCATTGGTGATGGgcagagagaatgagagagaaTTGATGAAGAGGGTTGATGatgagagagaagggtttgCTGTTCGAAAAATTGAAGTTGATGAAATGGTTTTGGGATTGGGTTTATAATGTGGAGAAAGATATAGGCATGTGAGAGTTGTGAAGTGAAGGGAGGAAATGAGATCAGAGAAATATCTGAGAGAGAAGGACTGAAGTTGACAGAGAGGTGTTCATAAAAAGGGAAGGGACAAAAGAAAGATGAAGGAAGGGTATGATTGGAATTAGGTGTATGAAAAGGCATATGATGCACTACACCTTTTCaaatataatataaatatatgatttgaatGTGGTGTGGGCAGGGCATGATATGAAGTGATGTATTGGATTGgagagaaaatgaaagaagggGGAGAGGCTTCTGCtctgaatgaatgaatgaatgaatgggCATAAAAATTAAGATGGGGTTGTGAGAAATTGGAGAGGAGGGTTCTTCTTTCAATGGGGATCATAGTGTTCTTCATAACTTCATTTAACAATTCTAATGAGGACCCAAGAGCTTGCCAGACCCACAGAGATATTCTTGTACTTTACCCTAGGGTTAATTGTCATGGGCAAAACTGTAAATTGCTTTTGATGAAGTACTAGCTACTACCCGAACACCAGCATAGCTAGCTGGCTAGCTTTGCAGATGTAGGTTCCACTCTGTAATTGAGTCTCTTTCCCATTAGGGTTTCTCTATTTCGGTTCTGCGTAGCCTGGATAGATCTTAAGCTGATCATCAGATCTTTGCTGTGAAATTACAGACTCTACAATTGGTGGAAATTGAATATTGCTAACTTCTATAAATGCAATGAAATTAACAATCTGTTGAGTTATGCGCGCAGCTGTAAAATTAGGTTCTGATCGAGACCTTTTGGCAATTGAATTATAGCAAGCGGTTCTGGATTTTCATTTACATATTACACTGCACTGACTGCAGCCAGAAATTGGATAAAATAAAATGCATGTTTTTAGTCTGTAACTAGATGCATTTTGAATTGGTGATCTCCCTTTTCTCCCCCTACATAATCAATAGATCCATATCTGCAGTAAGCCTCACCATGAAAGTTTAACGAGGATTTTGAATTAACCAAATCTCGTTAGATTTGGCTGAAATGAGAAAGTACGATAGATTCCTTTAGTAATCAAATAATTAATGATTACTCGAATACAAGACACGctcagtttcattttgatctaATGGTTACAGACTTGTAGTATACGTTCCTGATCAATATGATTACACAAACAGAAACAACTCACGTGTGTATAGGTTTAAAAGTGTTTATACGTACCATGAATTCAAGAAATGAAATGTATGAGGATCGGAGCACTGGTACGTTTTAGGAATAACCAGTTAATTAGCTCATTGTAATGAAATTCAAATTCTTGATCAATATTTCCTAGGATTATGTGATCGTCTAGTGTGGTTTGCAGCGGCTATTTTCTCGTAAGTAGAGCAGCTGCTTTGCTCTGTGGATTTTGCATGGTGACAATGCCATACAAGTGACACAATTGAGTATATGTTTTTTCTGTTATTAGTATAATGATacattatattattattatcaaaTAGTAATAATACATACGTACAAGTTTTACCCTATTTTGATATAGGAAAATATTTTGGTGCCACAATATGGCGCTAGATTCGGCGCTGCAATCCTACGTGGCATGTCACATCATATTGTCATATCagcaattacaataatcacaaaatgtcatttttgaataaaaagacaatcatatccttATTAATTGAACAACTCTagattattattaaaaaaaacattgtacttcttgtttatatcatttatttttttaaaattctttcaaaatattatagaaAAATTCGATATTTAAAAAGTATGcttgaactatatatatatatatatatatatacagtccatatccagagtgaaggttcactctgaagtttcagagtgaagttccaattttggcacacttttcagtcaaatgttttcattataagcgattcaatatttaggtatgttattcaagatcatatctacaaaatttcatctaattcagacattgttaaggtattaaaattatattaaatcaatgaatgaattaaaaatattcaacgtgaaccgttcgtgtaaatctcaattttaaaagctcaaatcattgtcaaattggatgaaactttatagagatgatcttgaatagcatatctaaatattgcatcatttatggtgaaaaaatttgaccgaaaagtgtgccgaaattggaacttcactctgtaatttcatagtgaagcttcactctggatagggactgtatatatatatatatatatatatatatatacagtccctatccataGTGAACtttcactttgaaattacacagtaaagttccaatttttacatacttttcggttaaatgttttcatcacaagttgtttaatatttaggtatgttattcaagatcatttctgcaaagtttcattcaatttgacaatggtttgagctttcaaaattgagatttacatgaacggtttACGTTGAACAGATTTAAttcgttcattgatttaatctaatttcaatactttaacgataaccgaatttgatgaaattttgcagagataatcttgaataatatacctaaatattgaatcgcttatggtgaaaaaatttgaccgaaaagtgtaccaaaattagaacttcactttgtaatttcatagtgaagcttcactctgtatatatatatatatatatatatacagtccctatccagagtgaaggttcactctgaagtttcagagtgaagttccaattttggcacacttttcggtcaaattttttcaccataagcgattcaatatttaggtatgctattcaagatcatctctacaaaatttcatctaattcggacatcgttaaggtattgaaattagattaaatcaatgaatgaattaaaactattcaacgtgaaccgttcgtgtaaatctcaattttgaaagctcaaatcattgtcaaattggatgaaactttatagagatgatcttgaatagcatacctaaatattgaatcgcttatggtgaaaaactttgaccgaaaagtgtgccaaaattggaacttcactctgaaacttcagagtgaaccttcactctgaatagggactgtatatatatatatatatatatatatatatatatatttgtgtgtgtgtgtgtgcgtggGTGCCTATATggtaattatattaattaattatagctattaattaatcgtaaatgtaaataaattaaatattagAAATTCATGAATTGTAAATAtgatattaattaagatatatatACTATAGGAAAAATAACATTGGTTACCTTACATGTCCCCTTAAATCGATTATACCCTAATAAAAGAATATttcattttagaaaaaaaatcaaaagaatctTACCAAAAGTGTTCATCTAAATAAATGTTGTAAGGTAACTAAATcgtttgaaatttaaaaataaataaataaggtATCTGAATTTTATATCTCCATTAAAATATTTCCttaagagaaacaaaaaaaattcttaattTAATAATCATAATGAATCAATTAAATATCGTATATATCGCATGTCGTAATTATATTTTGGAAaattattgtgatgaaaaaaaagttataataatttagaactgTTGGATTAACAATGATAaaattgtattttcatttaaaaatgacattttgtaaTTGTTTATATGACAATGTGACGTAACATACTACGTATGGTGAAAGCTCTGATAGTGTTACAGAGTGGTTGTGGGCTTGTGGCATGGAAGGTTTGCTGGGATTGCATTGCAATTGGTCGCGATCAGTGGCGAAGCTAGAAATGTAAGATTATAGGGCACATAAATGAAAtagtataatgaaaaaaatataaaatcttgaaagattatatatatgatattcaTGTTTGAGGTGAGAGTCAATACATGTTGTTACtatgtttttgattttataaaaaaaaatcaaatgacTTAAAAGAATTACAGCAACTAGTGTTATCATAGTTCTAATAAAGTTTTTAAATAGAATTAGCATGATGTAAAAgcttgtaacgaccccaaaattctgagcctaaaaactcaaaattctaaagtcgttaaacacaacaataatctcaatgaaatcgaaatcattttaatgtcgcagcggatcacatctgagtttagaatataactcagtcaagccgattattacaaacccaaatgataattcaacatataacaaatggaattgtataatcctcacaacaacctcacaaataaaatcacaccaaatcacacacacaatccacgctggaacctcaccacgactggatgcaatcgacttcgagtcttcggagtcgtcactcaatcaccactactcaacacctgcggaagtatcccctacaccattgaaattggtgcaccgggattgcaacacaaacccggtaagctttacagctcgtatgagtaaaatattaaaataattctcgtctcataaaagacacaactccacatcaacacagtataatgaaaatcatgagaaaactagcaacccatctggttactctaatattttcacaaaatggtaactaatgagcgctggtacacatctgttacccctcacttagtataccgctgatgttgggcaaccacccgccacccaacatccaaaacaagctgagtacccatgagcagataaccacccgttacctccatacagtactatggcagacagactagagctctaactgtatcgtaactttcgcccggccaaaggctaggttccgacttgcctcacatgtacaataatctcacatcatattgtaccacacatcacgtccgaagacaaatcacaatagttcacattttccgtgataaaatcacgtacaataatcacacatcatattgtacgttttaaaactttcacgatatatccacaataaaaatcataacagtacattatatagcaaactatatatattcgtatttattaccatttatacaatatatacatagcccactatatcctatacatgtcatatttcataaacacctgaagaattacgtacaatattctcacatactcatgctcaattttccgtcaccgaaatgactatttttaatgcattattaacagtacgtaatttaatgaacgatatatatattatgtacctattaccattatactatatatatatagtccactaaattatatacatgttataattcatttgataaacacacttgcaaaatgttgaatcaccacgagggtagattcgtaattcagtgagactttactcaccttatcgacttgagcgtaaatcctcaatttccgatgataattcctttcctcgatttagcgatcaccttaagAAAATGAGacaagcatttagaatcgtttcgtaaacctttaaatgccaaaacagtaataaacggttactgttcagcaattttggtctatacgaagttactgttcacggttcactattcacggttactgtgcaatactcaattaatacgcatttctgtacgtataagtactatatacgtatttctgtacgtataaatactatatacgtatttctgtacgtataaatattaaatacgtatttctgtacgtataaataataatacgtatttctgtacgtataaatattaatacgtattcatgtacgtataaatattaatacgtattcctgtacgtataaatattaatacgtatttctgtacgtataaatattaatacgtatttctgtacgtataaatattaatacgtatttctgtacgtataaatattaatacgtatttttgtacgtatacgtacgatttaaatgtaaatacaactcagtaaataaaatttactaaattacccttttacaaattactttttacatttactgaaagtaatttataattacatttactgaaggtaaaaattaattacatttaccgtagtaattaaaatttacatttacatttaccgttacacagtaaattaccaaaatacccctttcagtcaaaactatttacaccgccgccacacggcggcgcgtgtggcacacgcgccacctccggccggccgcgcgtgggacccacgcgccgaggctaaccacggcgcgtatcgcgccaccgccgcctccaaaatCACCCTCCTTCCtcccttcttccttcactctgtcTCACGCTCCTCCAGGCCACCCCACaacctcacacgcgccgcctctaggcggcggtatcctcTCCTTCCAACCCCCTCCAAcccccctccgatctccacacaTCCAATCCAAAATCATCCAAAATCCACACACAACATCAATATCATCAATCCTTACCTTGAATCTCACAATAGAGCTCTTGAATCGACGATGAAAGTGGAGGAGATCGAGCAGCAGTGGAGGTAGACGGCAACTAGAGGCTCAACCCTTCGGCGCGGGTGCGAGGGTGAGCTGGGGCGGTGGCGAGCTTGCCCGAGCTCGTCGACGACGGGGAGGCACGGTGATGAGGTCCCCAAGCTTCAATCTGTCGCGTGGAATCGGGGAAGGGACTTGGTTtcgagaggaagagagaggacctcgagagagagagaagagaagagggaAGGGAGGAACTCGGGTTGAGAGGGAGAGGTGAGATTGAGGGAAAGAGAGAGTGAGGTTTTCGgggtgggagagagagaagccgagagagaaggaagagaagagGGGAGTGCGGCGGGGTGAGTGAGGGAAAGGGGTTTccacaaatggaaaccctaaaacaaaatggttctatttataccaaattctaaaatcggaaacaacttctatcgttaataacttttacatacgacgtctgattcgaacgcgtcacatactcacgaactcgtatcgacgagctctacgacttccgtgaagaaagttttcacaaccgagcgacgaaataaaagtcgataaattcgttcggaaacgtaacgttttcttattaaacgttctcggaacgcttccgtttccgtttcgtaacgattgcaaacaactcaaattcgatttaaaacaaaattcacaactcaatagaatttaattaaattcaaatattgtttgaaaacgagggttattacaaagcTTAATTTAGAATGAAAATATTGTTAATTGTCTTATTCATGGAGAAAATAGTGTTGTTGTTaagaaagggaaaaagagaaaaaaaaaattatggaaGCTAGGATCGAAACTTAGACCTAGCACATGCCAAACACAAGGCTTACCGTTACGCTAAACTATGGCAATGTTACCAATGGTGCCCCAGTAATAATAACCTCTAAAACTAATTGGGGCACGTGACCCACTAACTCTCTATGTCCCTCCGCCTTTGGTCGCGATCTTGGGGACGAGTCGATCAAGATGGTTACCGAAAGACGCACTCAGTGGCCCTAGTCGGAAGCTGATGACGGCAGCGATGATGGTGACATTTGTGAGGTCGGGGTCTCTG
This genomic interval from Argentina anserina chromosome 1, drPotAnse1.1, whole genome shotgun sequence contains the following:
- the LOC126796929 gene encoding protein WUSCHEL; amino-acid sequence: MEPHSQQPTEDGGSNKASGSSANMLCRQSSTRWTPTTDQIRILKELYYNKGVRSPSAEQIQRICLQLKRYGKIEGKNVFYWFQNHKARERQKKRFTSDVHVPMQKSGLVGNGNGTNWKPEEYMNMNNKYSNICHGVSSASASASSAGVIAFNGQLGNYGGYESMNMEKTFRDCSISAGGATSTTGVGVGGSITHNFGSWVGGSVDPYSSSSYTTSTSTTFFDMKEQTFMDQLEEDHQEIETLPLFPMHGEDIFGNSKTSSEGGSGYGYYSGGWGGYNGGSRTSLELSLNSYGYNTPNYY